The Amblyomma americanum isolate KBUSLIRL-KWMA chromosome 2, ASM5285725v1, whole genome shotgun sequence genome contains the following window.
CCATCTTCGATGTTATTCATGAAATTCTGCATACATCGCATCAAAAAACATGTGATTTCGAGAAGCCTGCAGGCATAGCAGCTCCTTCAGTACACGTAACTCGTAGAAATAGCCAAAATAGGTTACGCCACAGCGCTCAGGGTaactgtgttttcgaaattctaaaaatcgATGGGCATATGACTCACGGTGAGCTTCTCGCCTCCTAATGTATAAGGAGACTGGAAGTACTAGTAAAAAGTTAtttattcagtattagttaaccagcctaccaGTAAGCACGTCTGAGCAGTATTCTGATTCGCTACATCGATGAGAACACTATGCCGACAAAACCGCTCTTTTAACTGAAAAAGCTTTACAAACGTTTCAGAACATCTTCGGCTATCATCCGGCATAGGTTATCCCAGGTAAAATGAATGAGGATTTAAAATAACACATGGTTCTTCCTAATTGATTATGAGGATgactatggatttttatggcgcaagagcatctatggccaaagagcgccatggcacaagatattttcgacTTCACAAaatggggtcagagacccatttcccaaccatttaaccctaaataagccgagcaccagaccaggacaAAGCTTGTACACgttgtattaccggtgggtacccgatgGCACTGGGGTTCGAACCGCGCACCTgcctcatgcgaggcggatgctcaacccatcagccaccgctgcggtcacttCTTCCTAACTGAAATCAAATGAATGTTTCAATGAGCTATGCAATGTTCCCAACAGTATTTTTTGCTCCACGTACTGTTAAGTAGCTAGCATTATGTATTTACCCCTTTGAATACCACTTTAAACAGCCAGCCTTAAGAAGGAAAAGTGTTGAGCGCCATTAAAACGGTCTGATCCGGGTGCTTTCGTCGATGTAACGGTAGTGTACCCCGGTGAAaaagcgcaacggcacaaggccagaagacaagaaaggacgatacacagcggtgactaacaacagaatgtttattcagtgagccatgcttataaaggcgccagTGACActgaaaaaacacaaaaaacacacacagaaccgtgacaggtatccctccaaccaggcacgtaattgataacacaaggctaacacgtgtgcaaaaattgacgttctttctgcaagatagcgacagaaggggtgcttacgcacctctgacccagcttcaagatctcagacgcttcgataacttccctagtcagctgatctttgtgtctatcaacaattctggttttgtcatacagaggctggcacgaacaatcacgacagtgaacatcaatgtggcgggcagcgttcttgacatcatttttgtgctccctcagcctatcgttcaaacaacgaccagtttttCCAACGTATgaaccaccacaactcaaagggatcgaataaaccagattctctacgcacttcataaattttacctcatgcttttttgtgcagatgggttcaccttcatttgactttttggggccatttacacgcgcgcacagactcctgaatttcacaggagctgaaaacacaacatctaCTCCGTCTCTCTTacctattcttttcaaattatgcgatgCAACATGAATGTAgcgtatcacagacacatttttttcttctggtactatggtcgacagcggcggaaagttttaactttttcagcgtcccctccgctacagctgctaagacgttgagggggtatcctgcagtaacgagcctctgaacctgataataaaaactattggcagtcctgtgggtgcaagattttttcatggcgttactgaagcaagacgctataatgcccctttttacgagcttcgaatgagaggaactgtacggaagcaacggctttttgctcctaggttcaaaagaccagcacatatgtgcaacagtgaagtacagggtcaagtcgaaaaattttatgcagtcatcaacaggtacttcgtgtgtcacttcaagaggcgcgaggacttcagaaaaaactgaaagaatggcattaacttcttgatcaaaattcaccgcatcggattttatcagaatcaggtagtcatctacaaaacggaaaacttttccagcatttgagctaatgagacgattttcaagggtcctgtctagcatggctaagtaaaaatcgctgagcaatggagcaatccacgctcctatgcatatccctttcttttgaataAAAACACGCCCATCAAATTCAGCGTAAGTGGACTCAAGGTATGTTTGTAAGAGGGCCAAGAAGTTTTGTACGGAGATGCCAGAGGcataagcatggctcactgaataaacattctgttgttagtcagcgctgtgtatcgtcctttcttgtcctctggccttgtgccgttgcgctgtttcactggaaatcttgtcagaccaacgtgcccatcagttattgttgtgTAGCGTACCCCGTTTTATTCGTCAGAACTGAAAGCCCGAGAAATTGTTGAAAATACCATGTGACAACACCCTTCACGCGCCTGAATGCGCGGCGATTACATCGCTCTGATAAGGCGCCTGGTGCAGCGCTGCCAGCATTATACCTCCTGCTCTGTCCTCGACAGACTTCCGCATTGCTGCTGTTTCTTGTGTAACGGCCAGTGGCCAAGTTCCGGAACCAAGTTTCGCTTGTGCCGCAACAGCTCTGCATGCAGGCGCCAATTAACGATGCACTCATGGTGTTGAGACAGGCGCACGATGTCACGTGCATGCaaacgcgcaaaaaaaaacagcgcagcggaAGACCCATGTACTATTCAGGACCAAAGTAActgaccccctccccccctcccccccaccccgccAAGTTGCGAACCGTGCCGCACTACATGGCGCCACATGCTGATGCACTCTTGGTGTCAATACCGGCGTACAAGGTGGCTTCCTGGCCCTTCGGGGTCGGGATTTAGGGGCTCTCACCAATTGTGGCGAGGGCTCCTAGCCACAGGAGGTTCCTGTTGCTAAAGTCGTCGTCATtgcttcggcggacgcggttgttgcgatgcGCGTTTCTTCTTCCAATCTTTGCTCTCACATATAATGCAACTCTCCTGTGTCTACGcgtgaaattgaaattggtttatgaggaaaggaaatggcgcagtaactgtctcacatcacCATAGACAgccgatccgcgccgtaagggaaggaacaaaggcGAGGCTGAATGAAGAACGAAAGAAACTGCGTTCTAAGAGGATTCTGCGTGGTCTAATTGGTTCACACATTCTACGAAACAGATTAACACAGCTCAACGGAACAAGGACAAgatagaagaaacacgaaacgcaGCACAGCGCCCGTTCTGAGTTTGGTGTTTCTTCTATATtgtcctcgttctgttgcgctgtgttAATCTGTTTTGTAGAAAGAAACTGCCCACGGAAGTCGCCAGTTTCGACACTTGGACTGCGTCACGTGACGCCTACATGATGTGCGGCACGGTTCGGAACTTGGATGGGGACTCGGTTACATTTGTCCCGAATTTGACGTGGGTCCTCCGAAATCTAGCTTTCTCCTTTTTCCGCCTTCGTCAAAGTGCGCACCAAACGGTCCAAATAGCCGCACTGCTATTCtgagaaaaataaatgcaaacaaacttaaacatattaataataataatgtctaTTTCGCCGCCATGCAGTAACTGAAGACGCGTTTATAACGCACATGCAGAAAATAACCCCTTCCCACCCCCAAAAGAAAAGGTGCAAGAATTTTTGACTAATAAACAGTCTCTTGGTATTGGACAATACGTGATCAATTTTTGTCGCCGACTACTCTTCTATCGCTTTTGTTCTTGGGCGTATCATGAACTGGTCTCATGTCATTGACACTACTCTTTTCTGAAGAAAATTCATTCTCCTCGTTTCTCAATCTGTCCTATCTGCCCCTCtgcgaaatattttgtgaagaaaTACATTTCCACTCCACAAAACCTAACGGGTTTTACTTCGCGTTCAACCTGCATTCATCCTGCGGTCAGGTGAAACGCTGCAGCGTTTACATAGGCTACGTGACCCCACAGCCGCTGCCATGAGCACTATCTTCGTAGTTGTCACCCGGGTGCTCTTTCTTATGTAACTATGGTTGCATACTTTAATGGGACTTTTGAAGGTCATTGGCTCTGCTCTTTGGACAATGTACGGGACCTTCGGTGCCTCGACGTGGAGTGAAGAGTTCCTCTACACCTGTGCCTGCGCCATCACCTCCAACGGCGGCGTCTTCTTGATGTCTTCCTCGCTCAGCGTGCCCACGGCCCTCATGCTTCCCAGGCTTCTTTACGTGAGTTCCCACTTATACACCTGTACCATCGCATGTAATCATTGTAACACAATGTGATACGGCGACTTTGCGGAAACCTGCCTTAATGCGACGCTTGTGTGGAACAATGTAGAAGCGCACTTTTTTAACTGCACTGTTCATGTAGGAGAATAAGCGTTTGCTTTGGAGGTCATTCTAGACATTACATTAGAGGAACGAAATTTTAAGGACGCCAAGTGGCGCAGTTTGGGGCATTCGGTGAGGTCTGCTGTGCACTTGTTCACTCCCTTTCCTGTCAAGGTGCTTTTATTCGTGCCATGGCTTCCGGAGCTGCTTTGCCGGTCACGAAAGCGATGGCTAGTAGGGAGTGGGAGTGCCTGAAGTGTATAATTTGGAAAGTCGGAGCTTGGTCTGGCTGATAAAAGCCCGGGAATTAGACCAAGTTGACTGTACATCACACATGCCACACGTTTCGCATTTTACTGAAGATCGCGAAACAAATGATGCTTTGTGTGTTCAGATATTTCTTTTGTGATCGCTAGTAAAGTGTGCAGTGTCTCTCGTGTGTGTTGATCCGGCTATTGCGCTGGTGAGCAATATCTACAAAACAGATAACAAGTCCTACTTGCGCATGAAACAAGGCTCCGCTAGCAAGGAACACCCTATTCAAGATGTCGTTTGCACCACCGACGTCAAGCTGTTACCCTgcgtttctttcttcatttcgtacAGCAATTGAAATATGTAGAGGCTTAGCAATACCGCGGAGTGAGCTTGAGCATTAACCACGCTAAAAGCACCGCTTTCCCACTGTTTAGCTAACAAACTTCGACTACTGGTGGAATATATAATAAGCAAGCATTAAGCCTCACTTAGACAGGTCCGAAAGAGCATAGGGTATGGAAATGAGCTTTTTCGCGCATCACCCGCGTCGGTGACACTTTAAGATAGTGCGCTCGTCTACTCAGCGAGAATAGTCGGGTTAAACCTCAGCCTCATTTAGGAATGTCCGAGAGAGCCCTGAGTACGCAAATTAGCTTTTCCAGCTATCACCCGTCGCGGTAGCACTGTGGTTAGCGCGattggctactgagccagagtagcTGATTTCAACCGTGGCCGCACCGGccatgttttgatggaggcgaagtgaaaaacgtacccgtgtgctgtgcgctgttaGCACATAATAAAGGTCCCCAGGTGTTTGAAGTTATTCTGCAGTCCTTCTCCATGGTGCctcttttcctattttttttcattccgtCATTCGCCCCTACTCTACTGCACTGCTCAGGTGTCCATCGAAAGTGAGAAATTAATCCTCCCTCCCCTTACCCGGAAGCATATTTTTATGAACCGAGAAAGTCAGCCGTGTATTGTGTGTTTTTAGCGCATGTTaaggatccccaagtggtcgCATTTATTGAGGAGTTTTCCAGTACTCCACCttttttcgtgtttctttttCGCCCCCTCCTCGAGTAGCTTGGCGGCCTAGGTGTCCACCTAAAATTCGGGTTCAGTTACTGTGCCTGCCATTTCCTAAAAACGATCATTCCTGCCTTATTGGCACCGACACACAGGCGCCGGTAGGCGATTAGTGGCCAGAGCCTCTTGTTCCTTCCAATGAACGCATGCTTTTTTTTCCGTGACCTTTTCGGGCTGCTTCACTCCGAGGACGATAGATGACGCTACGGTCTTGGAAAACAAGGCAATATTGGCTTTAGTTGCAAGAAGTTGGCACAGGCTGCATCTACGGCTCAAGAAATGAAACAGCAACGCGTTAACTCCTTTGCGGAAGGCCGTGCTGAGGCGGAACGTTGACGTCAAACGAGAAAAGTGCATATAAGAAGCCTTTGCGCTTTTAGAAACGCTGGCTTCCATAGCTTTCTAATAACCCCTGTCACAGGGGCACCGCAAaagcctttgagaatcaggtccttatatccaaaggcgtaaggagttcagctacacggcacaaatgttgcgcctttgccgctaagggccttggaggcgaaggagCTCGTCAGAGAcatttggagcccaaaggcgcggccttcgagcaCCGgagatcgcagtgccatccaacgtcaaaaagtaaaagcaataaaaaaatagatacagcaaaaaatgtttgaaaacatttttttttaaatacgagaAGTGTGTCTGGCTTTgatttttgtacgggtgtttatattttacgCCCAGATTTTAAGACAGTAAAAGTGTAGCAGCAAAACCGAGTACCCCTGGCGGCCAAGGTaacacacaaaacctgctgctgatgatgatgagcgtAGCTCTTGCAGTCATTTTAAGGAAACAATTAGAATAAAAAACTGCCTGAGCTCagcgaatgaacagaattccccactttaattttaaaacattcaCTTCTGCCGGCTCGAGCACAACAGCGgatgctaagcctcaacgactgtatCCCCTTTGAGCTGCACCGCGTAGCAACGTCGCTGCTATTTTAAGCTTTCACTCCTTTGGTGAAAATAaatgcctttgctggaaaggccttagaGGAATTCCGTGTGACAGCGGTATAACATGTTTACGGAGGGTTTTTAAGCCATATGTAACATGTTATTTTTTACCCTTTGCACTAATATCATCTTAGCGGTCAAGAAAATAGAGTATGTCAAAAACCGTTTGCATTTACGTCCCGACGTCATGTAAGCTGCATAATTTATTTAAGGCCGCACACAATTATTAAGCATTATCACTAATATTTTATTCGTTCTTCATTTCAGTACAGCGTATTCCATCTTGTAGCTGCCTCCTGCTACATGTTCGGCGGCGTGGGCAGTGTCAGAAATGAGTCCTTCACTGATGGAGTGAGTAATATTTTATGCACGTTGCACGTTTTCAGAGGGTATGGGGACTTCAAATTGCCTTGGCTTGTTTGACGATGCTTTAATTTAGCAAAAATTAATTTCACCAAGAAATACATTGTATTAACACTACTAAGGTGAACGGGAAAAGTTCGGTACGCAGGAACACTTCAGCCCTATTTTCATAACCATGGGTCATCATTCTAATCACTTATGTCATATCTGAAGAGTACCATTcggaacaaaataaaagcgaattaCTTCTTTCACCTCACCTCTAGGCACACCACATCTTTCCTCACAGAATGAATATGGCTGGCTTCTGACAAAAATGATCTTAAAGCCTAGGCAACAGAGGCAGTAAACAAGCTCGAATTGCACGCGATATTTCGAGACACAGCAAGGTTTTCTGTGCGCGCTAGACAAATAGTTTAGCGAGGCTATCATTTTTCCCTGTTCTGAGCGGACTCTAACGAGGTGCTGTACGTACATTTTTAATCGTTAAAGCACAATTATAGGTGTGTCACGAGAGTACATAGAAACGTTACTGCGAACCAATGTCCAGTCGCCAATACTTAATCTAGTTGTTATTTCAGCAGTTATAGAATGGTGATTATAGACTACAGTAACCAAATTTAATCGTAAGTGTCGGAATTAAGTCAATATAGTCAATAAGTTTATTTTCCGGGTTAAACTGGAGGGTTTCCTGGATAAAAGCTGcctgggcagcttgactgggtccaGTAAACCCCTACAAGCAGTAGCACACGAGCGGTACAGGACATTTTGCAAAACCAGTCACACATACAGAAgtagaataaataaagaaaacacttgACACATATATAGACTGAATCGAATAATgtttaaaaatgaaaacactgaaatggccATACATACgttgaaagaaaaaatacattaaCACTCAAGCAAACGTTCAACAATCAACAAGTGGAGATATTAAATGGCATTTGGATAAAATATTTCCGCAGCTCAGCTTTTGTATATCCCCGTTGTATGTTGATATGTGTTTAAAACATGGGGCAGATTATAAGACAACTTTTGCAATTTACAATCGGTGTGCCGCTCTGCCTTTCTTCAACCTTCCAAAGTTACCGGACCACTCAAGGGCAACGAGAACATCTTGTGAAGCGTCGAGAGTAAACATGGCAGCAAAAAACATTTCCTCCGCAATTCTTCCTTGCCTCCAACAAACGACCCTGACGAATGAAACTGGGCCATCGTTCTTCCTAGGCTGAAATGAACTTGTCTGCGGGATGAGGTAATTGGATACTTTGCCGCAGTATTTTTTCCAGCAAACCTGCAAAAATACACCGTTCTCCTTACACTAACGTCCTCTTTGTCTTATTTGCAAAGTGCTGTTTCTTTATATGCACAAAGCGCCCGTCAGGAAGGACATTGCACTGCCAAATATTCTGGTATTTTGGGTAAATTTAGTGAATTGCGAATTATTTTAGAATCCTACGGTActatagacaagaaaaaggtaaTCCGTGACGCGGCAAAGAGCACTTCACCTCCGTTAGTGTGTGACCCTCAGTAGAAATGCTTGCACAATAAATGTACTCTTGCTTGCATACTGGGTTTCACGTCCCTAATTCTGATTGTACTCGGCCGTGCTTATGCGAATGTTTTGCGCGGACCGTATATTTATAGCATTAAACTGCGCTTAATTATTGCGATCTACAGACACCCGATATAAAAGGGGAAATATTCAAAGGAATGAGCAGAATCTCTAAAATGTTGGTAGGCAAGACAAGCTCGGAAAAATTTCCGGTTCCTTGCCGTGTCATGAAAATGAACAGAGGCCACAGCTGACACTGTAATCGCTGTACGCTCTTCCATAGAAAGGCTACGCACAGTGACACGGGCAGAACGCCTTCTGCGccccttttttttcaaatttgttaCCACACAACACACTTAAGAGTCTCGTTATGTCTGATATGTCACACTAAATATAAATATTAAACATTGCGAAGGCCATTTGCGAAGACCAACTGCCATAAAGTGCGGTTGTTCTTCGTTGGTTTCGTGTGACTGTAAAACATGCACAGCCTATAGGCTCGCTCCGCAGTTGTGACAGCCTATTTCATGGCATTCAGCTGCTAAGGTCAAGGACGCTGGATGTAATCCCGGTTGCGGCAGTCGTTCTTGGATCGAGGCGAATGTAAAATACTCAGTTTAGTTGGGCTATGCCAGT
Protein-coding sequences here:
- the LOC144118633 gene encoding uncharacterized protein LOC144118633, with the translated sequence MCALYIREYLKSPDGWLNFVEVVIGSALWTMYGTFGASTWSEEFLYTCACAITSNGGVFLMSSSLSVPTALMLPRLLYYSVFHLVAASCYMFGGVGSVRNESFTDGVTAIVCGSFHVAHFIHSVRPKPAQ